From the genome of Tsukamurella pulmonis:
ACGTGCTCGAGCAGCCGATTGCGGGTCTCGTCGAGCCGGGTCTGCACATCGCGCGCGGCCTCGCCGATCGTGATGTTGTAGTTCGCGGACCGGGTGATGGCGTCGAAGTCGCGGCCCAGGTCGGCACAGTGCTTGCGGAGCACCTCCGACTTGTGGGCGAAGCCCTCGAAGGTGCCGTCGAAGTTGGTGTAGTCGGCGTACTGCGCCGCGATCCGCAGCGTCTTCTTCTCGCCGCCGCCCGCGACCCACAGCGGGATGCCGCCGTCCTGCAGCGGCCGGGGCTCGACGATGGCACCGTCGACCTGGTAGTACTTCCCGTCCAGCGTGGCCGAGCCCTCGGCCCAGGCCTGCTTGAGGATCTGCACGCCCTCGTCGAGGCGGCCGAGCCGCTCCCCCGCCGACGGGAAGCCGTAGCCGTAGGCGCGCCACTCGTGCTCGTACCAGCCGCCGCCGATGCCCATCTGGGTGCGGCCGCCGGAGATCAGGTCGACGGTGGCGGCCACCTTCGCCAGGTAGGCCGGGTTGCGGTAGCTCATGGCCGTGCACATCTGGCCGAGCTTGACCCGGTTCGTGGTCGCGGCCAGCGCCGACATCAGGGTCCACGCCTCGTGCGTGGCCTCGCGGCTGGCGACCGGAGTGGTGTGGAAGTGGTCGTAGACCCACACCGAGTCCCAGGGGCCGGCGTCGGCCCGCTGGGCGAGGCCGTTCATGACGGACCAGTGGTCCGCGGGATCGATGCCGACGAGGTCGAAGCGCCAGCCTTGCGGGAGGAAGAGTCCGAATCGCACGTCTCAACCCTACGGAGGTCGCTCCGGACTTGTCAGTCGGTCCTCCTATCGTGAGCCCCGATGCAGGATTCGCTGTT
Proteins encoded in this window:
- a CDS encoding LLM class F420-dependent oxidoreductase — its product is MRFGLFLPQGWRFDLVGIDPADHWSVMNGLAQRADAGPWDSVWVYDHFHTTPVASREATHEAWTLMSALAATTNRVKLGQMCTAMSYRNPAYLAKVAATVDLISGGRTQMGIGGGWYEHEWRAYGYGFPSAGERLGRLDEGVQILKQAWAEGSATLDGKYYQVDGAIVEPRPLQDGGIPLWVAGGGEKKTLRIAAQYADYTNFDGTFEGFAHKSEVLRKHCADLGRDFDAITRSANYNITIGEAARDVQTRLDETRNRLLEHVPEAAVDGEMGAYLGMPGVGTPGDIVANLKRLEAEGMTYAICYFPEIAYDTSGLELFEKEVIPEFR